In Chloroflexota bacterium, one genomic interval encodes:
- a CDS encoding protein kinase: MPNLIGSTLGPYRILEQIGLGGMATVYKAYQPGTERLVALKVMPDHYAHNPHFVQRFEQEARIIAKLEHRNIVPVFDFGTQDGTTYLVMRYLQAGTVKDILERGALSLADAAKIIGDVAAALGYAHEQGIIHRDVKPSNILVDKDGNAYLMDFGIAKVLEGTANLTGSAMLGTPAYMAPEQTLNRPVTAQTDVYSLGVMLYEMVTGRQPFEAETPMAVALKHVHDSLPPPRHLKPDLPDEVELVILKALAKDPADRYQSAGDLARAFSNAVQATATTTTETGLTELAESAAQGKGEEHITGAVRSQIRRQEATERIKRLMRRAPLAVGAVVLFALASGLFYSMQQGNIRQTQAAATEKAVAQLMAEATRIAGLPTETPVPTATLDLDAIAKTQTVQTQTQQAIEQATLAAVQARATASQSALETIIALTPTATPLVTATPTVAPTPTLRANLTGIWKIYGRGTTTGCTDAAPPPMPNQTGSNNNGPSNFQLIYNVVHSGASISASPSVYLGQALSTGLTGSVSGDTVSFQIINLSNNYQPNITAFSGTWGYNPDPNIPPEDVLIGTYSGGDTAGYGCQYSGSFIVYFGGS, encoded by the coding sequence ATGCCCAACCTCATCGGCTCTACCCTCGGCCCCTATCGCATCCTTGAACAAATCGGACTCGGCGGCATGGCCACGGTTTATAAAGCCTACCAGCCCGGCACCGAGCGGCTGGTGGCCTTGAAGGTCATGCCTGATCACTACGCTCACAACCCGCACTTCGTCCAGCGCTTCGAGCAGGAAGCCCGCATCATCGCCAAACTCGAACACCGCAACATCGTCCCCGTTTTCGACTTCGGGACGCAAGACGGAACGACCTACCTTGTCATGCGCTACTTGCAAGCCGGAACCGTGAAGGACATTTTAGAGCGCGGCGCACTCTCCCTGGCCGACGCCGCGAAAATTATCGGCGACGTGGCCGCTGCGCTAGGCTATGCCCACGAGCAAGGCATCATTCACCGCGACGTGAAGCCGAGCAACATTCTGGTGGACAAAGATGGCAATGCCTATCTGATGGACTTCGGCATCGCCAAAGTATTGGAAGGCACGGCTAACCTTACTGGTTCGGCCATGCTTGGCACGCCGGCCTACATGGCCCCGGAGCAAACCCTCAACCGCCCGGTGACGGCGCAAACGGACGTGTACTCGCTGGGCGTGATGCTTTACGAGATGGTGACCGGCAGGCAACCGTTTGAAGCCGAAACGCCCATGGCCGTTGCCCTGAAGCACGTGCACGACTCACTGCCGCCGCCGCGCCACCTCAAACCCGACCTGCCTGACGAAGTGGAGTTGGTGATTCTAAAGGCGCTGGCGAAAGACCCGGCTGACCGTTACCAATCGGCGGGCGACTTGGCCCGCGCCTTTTCCAACGCTGTGCAGGCGACAGCGACTACAACGACAGAAACGGGACTGACTGAACTAGCTGAAAGTGCAGCGCAAGGAAAAGGTGAGGAACATATCACCGGGGCGGTGCGGTCGCAGATACGGCGACAGGAAGCAACCGAACGGATCAAACGCCTCATGAGACGGGCGCCGCTTGCTGTTGGCGCGGTCGTATTATTTGCGTTGGCCTCGGGTCTTTTCTATTCAATGCAACAGGGCAACATTCGACAGACGCAGGCCGCCGCGACTGAAAAAGCCGTTGCCCAACTCATGGCCGAAGCCACGAGAATTGCCGGCTTGCCAACCGAGACGCCCGTCCCAACAGCAACGCTCGACCTTGACGCTATTGCAAAGACACAAACGGTTCAGACCCAGACTCAACAAGCCATTGAGCAAGCCACGCTGGCCGCCGTGCAAGCACGAGCTACTGCTTCTCAATCGGCGCTGGAGACCATCATCGCCCTGACGCCAACCGCCACGCCTCTGGTCACCGCAACACCGACGGTTGCGCCGACGCCGACGCTACGAGCCAACCTGACTGGAATCTGGAAAATATATGGCCGAGGCACAACCACCGGCTGCACTGACGCCGCGCCGCCGCCCATGCCCAACCAAACTGGTTCAAACAACAACGGCCCAAGTAATTTCCAATTGATCTACAATGTTGTACACTCCGGCGCGTCAATATCCGCCTCACCAAGTGTCTATTTGGGCCAGGCACTTAGCACTGGTCTGACTGGGAGTGTCAGCGGAGATACCGTATCATTCCAAATCATCAATTTGAGTAACAACTACCAGCCAAATATCACAGCTTTTTCTGGAACCTGGGGATACAATCCTGATCCTAATATTCC
- a CDS encoding protein kinase: MSNLVGSTLGSHHILEQIGFGGMASVYIAYQPGLERMVAIKVLPELYAQNAKFMERFAQEARIIARLEHPNIIPIFDFATHDGLAYLTMRYVQAGTAKEILSRGPLSLADVSKIITDIASALDYAHAQGVIHRDVKPANILVDKTGHAYLTDFGIAKLLEATADLTSTGSSMGTPAYMAPEQTLNQLITPQTDVYSLGVMLYEMVTGHLPFDSETPMATALMHVNTSAPSIRHFNPGLPPALEAMIEKALAKEPGDRYATAGQLAQAFNAVVAATASAATEGAVSTASDTASSTKPPHQLIKLAAEAAADKHAEEVTNQVREIVRRKQLAAQQKRFVQFLPWAVGVLVILVLGANLFQARSDAEQVRIQAAQTSTAAIAELLNEVKVAQTAAARDSDPGARGTANALETRAALEGVAAVAVIPSSTFTPTFTATPTATLTATRTLRPPNTITPVPSPTTTLAFSLGAIPTAGPDEAGIVRGQVVYQSAPVANARVILRQTSTGVEFGTAITDANGQFLFQKVPPGSWVITATANDGLTSMFYGGYQIGPGCDFFIGRASFTRTFGTGKLEDANLILCMVRIGGFDITTPAAGSIFPGLIVSWNAVEGATNYDIGVQDITDPFQPPLAEDHLVQPFFDFTTKLGGDPTISGHCYQIRVMAFGGNGPITTTTTQACRQ; encoded by the coding sequence ATGTCGAATCTCGTCGGTTCCACCTTAGGCTCGCACCACATCCTCGAACAAATTGGCTTTGGCGGCATGGCCAGCGTTTACATCGCCTACCAGCCCGGCCTCGAGCGGATGGTGGCCATCAAAGTCCTGCCAGAGCTTTATGCCCAGAACGCCAAGTTCATGGAGCGCTTTGCCCAGGAAGCCCGGATCATCGCCCGCCTCGAACACCCCAACATTATTCCCATCTTCGATTTTGCCACGCACGACGGCCTGGCTTACCTGACCATGCGTTACGTGCAGGCCGGAACTGCCAAAGAGATTTTGAGCCGGGGGCCGCTCTCGCTGGCCGACGTTTCCAAAATCATCACCGACATTGCCAGCGCCCTCGATTACGCGCACGCTCAGGGCGTGATTCACCGCGACGTGAAACCGGCCAACATTCTGGTAGACAAGACCGGCCACGCCTACCTCACCGATTTTGGCATTGCCAAACTCCTCGAAGCCACCGCCGACCTGACCAGCACCGGCTCTTCAATGGGCACCCCGGCTTACATGGCTCCCGAGCAAACGCTCAATCAACTCATCACCCCGCAAACCGATGTGTACTCGCTGGGCGTGATGCTCTACGAAATGGTGACCGGGCATTTGCCATTCGACTCCGAGACTCCGATGGCCACGGCTCTGATGCACGTCAACACCTCTGCGCCGTCCATCCGCCACTTCAACCCCGGCCTGCCCCCCGCCCTCGAAGCCATGATCGAAAAGGCGCTGGCCAAGGAGCCTGGCGACCGCTATGCGACGGCAGGTCAACTGGCGCAAGCCTTCAACGCTGTGGTGGCGGCTACTGCCAGCGCGGCCACCGAGGGCGCGGTCAGCACCGCCAGCGACACAGCCTCGTCCACCAAACCGCCGCATCAACTGATCAAACTGGCCGCAGAGGCGGCGGCGGACAAACATGCCGAAGAAGTGACGAACCAGGTGCGTGAGATCGTGCGCCGCAAGCAATTGGCGGCGCAACAAAAACGGTTCGTACAGTTCCTGCCCTGGGCCGTCGGCGTGCTGGTGATTCTTGTGCTGGGGGCCAATCTCTTCCAGGCTCGGAGTGATGCTGAACAGGTGCGGATTCAGGCCGCGCAAACCAGCACTGCCGCCATTGCCGAGTTGCTCAACGAAGTCAAGGTAGCCCAAACTGCCGCCGCCCGTGACAGCGACCCCGGTGCGCGTGGCACAGCTAACGCTCTGGAGACGCGCGCGGCGCTCGAAGGTGTGGCCGCCGTGGCTGTTATTCCCTCATCAACATTCACTCCCACCTTCACCGCCACCCCCACCGCCACTCTGACGGCCACCCGCACCCTCCGCCCGCCGAACACAATCACTCCGGTTCCCAGCCCGACGACCACCCTGGCCTTTTCTCTGGGAGCCATTCCCACCGCCGGGCCGGACGAGGCCGGGATCGTGCGCGGGCAGGTTGTCTATCAGAGTGCGCCTGTCGCCAATGCCAGAGTCATTCTTCGCCAAACATCCACCGGCGTTGAATTTGGCACGGCCATCACCGATGCCAACGGGCAGTTTTTGTTTCAAAAAGTGCCGCCCGGCAGTTGGGTGATCACCGCCACCGCCAACGACGGCCTGACCAGCATGTTCTATGGCGGCTATCAGATTGGGCCGGGCTGCGATTTCTTCATTGGTCGCGCCAGCTTCACCCGAACGTTCGGCACCGGCAAGCTGGAGGATGCTAACTTGATCTTATGCATGGTTCGGATCGGCGGCTTCGACATTACCACGCCTGCGGCAGGCAGTATCTTCCCCGGTTTGATAGTCTCGTGGAACGCGGTGGAAGGCGCGACCAACTACGATATCGGCGTGCAAGACATCACCGATCCGTTCCAGCCGCCTCTGGCCGAAGACCATTTGGTTCAGCCATTCTTCGATTTCACCACGAAGCTCGGCGGCGATCCCACTATCTCCGGCCACTGCTATCAAATCCGCGTGATGGCCTTCGGCGGCAACGGCCCGATTACGACGACGACGACGCAGGCTTGCCGGCAGTAA
- the rsmI gene encoding 16S rRNA (cytidine(1402)-2'-O)-methyltransferase encodes MGTLYIVATPIGNLEDISARALRVLREVSLIAAEDTRQTAKLLSHFDINTPTTSYFEHNKLAKLDHILEKLGRGDVALVSDGGLPGISDPGYELIREAIDRGFTVTPIPGPSAILSALVASGLPTDSFVYLGFLPRKAGDRARLLAANTADPRTLIFFETPHRLLESLADLQRELGDRRIAVCRELTKLHEEIFRGSVSEAFAHFNAKEVRGEITLVVKGQKNEAPAETWDEARIRAALRDLLALGLERKEAAKQIAAQSNWERREVYKIATEL; translated from the coding sequence ATGGGCACGCTCTACATCGTCGCTACGCCGATTGGCAATCTGGAAGATATTTCGGCGCGCGCCCTGCGTGTGCTGCGCGAAGTGAGCCTCATCGCCGCCGAAGACACCCGGCAGACGGCCAAGCTGTTGAGCCATTTCGACATCAACACGCCAACGACCAGCTATTTCGAACACAACAAACTCGCCAAGCTCGATCACATTCTGGAAAAGCTGGGGAGGGGCGACGTGGCCCTGGTGTCAGATGGCGGCCTCCCCGGAATCTCGGACCCGGGCTACGAATTAATCCGCGAAGCGATTGATCGTGGCTTCACCGTCACCCCAATCCCCGGGCCGTCGGCGATTCTTTCGGCGCTGGTGGCCTCCGGCCTGCCCACCGATTCGTTCGTCTATCTCGGCTTTCTGCCGCGCAAGGCCGGCGATCGGGCGCGCCTTCTCGCCGCCAACACCGCCGACCCGCGCACGCTGATCTTCTTCGAGACGCCGCACCGCCTGCTCGAGTCGCTGGCCGACCTTCAGCGCGAGTTGGGCGACCGGCGGATTGCCGTGTGCCGTGAGCTGACCAAACTGCACGAGGAGATTTTTCGCGGCTCGGTCAGTGAGGCCTTCGCTCACTTCAACGCCAAAGAGGTTCGCGGCGAGATCACGCTCGTCGTCAAAGGGCAAAAGAATGAAGCCCCGGCAGAAACCTGGGACGAGGCCCGCATCCGCGCCGCCCTGCGCGACCTGCTGGCGCTGGGGCTGGAGCGTAAAGAGGCGGCCAAACAAATCGCCGCCCAAAGCAATTGGGAACGGCGGGAGGTTTATAAGATCGCGACAGAGTTGTAG
- a CDS encoding ABC transporter ATP-binding protein, whose protein sequence is MPPILSIHHLTLTYSNGDDNLLALTNLSFDVALGEFLCIVGPSGCGKSSLLKVLAGLRQPTSGQVTFEGQPLTGPREGIGLVFQKANLMPWRTVLQNITLPLELEGMDAGKARARAEELIELVGLSGFEHTRPRHLSGGMEQRVAIARALVHRPNVLLLDEPFGALDALTRERMGLELLRIWDRYRKTVVMVTHSISEAVFLADRVLVFTQRPGSIRADLPVPLPRPRALAQTYSPAFGELATQIRAAIE, encoded by the coding sequence ATGCCCCCTATCCTCTCCATCCACCACCTTACCCTCACCTACTCAAACGGCGACGACAACCTGTTGGCGCTGACCAACCTTTCATTTGACGTGGCCCTCGGCGAATTCCTGTGCATTGTCGGGCCGTCGGGTTGCGGCAAGAGCAGTTTGCTCAAGGTGCTGGCCGGGCTTCGCCAGCCAACGTCGGGGCAGGTGACGTTTGAAGGCCAACCACTCACCGGCCCGCGCGAGGGCATTGGCCTGGTGTTCCAGAAAGCCAACCTCATGCCCTGGCGCACCGTCCTGCAAAACATCACCCTGCCGCTCGAACTTGAGGGCATGGACGCCGGCAAAGCTCGCGCCCGGGCTGAAGAGTTGATCGAACTGGTGGGCCTGAGCGGCTTTGAGCATACACGCCCGCGCCACCTCTCCGGCGGCATGGAGCAGAGAGTCGCCATCGCCCGCGCCCTCGTTCACCGGCCCAACGTGCTCCTGCTCGACGAGCCGTTCGGCGCGCTCGACGCCCTCACTCGCGAACGCATGGGCCTCGAACTTCTGCGAATCTGGGATCGTTATCGCAAGACCGTCGTCATGGTCACCCACTCGATCTCCGAAGCCGTCTTCCTGGCCGACCGGGTTCTGGTCTTCACCCAGCGCCCCGGTTCCATTCGCGCCGACCTGCCCGTGCCGCTTCCCCGCCCGCGCGCGCTGGCCCAAACCTACTCGCCCGCATTCGGCGAACTGGCAACGCAAATTCGCGCCGCGATTGAATGA
- a CDS encoding peptidylprolyl isomerase, whose product MRYLLILLLIPVLAAACGEAENTPTPANGGPTPVSVIATPIPEPTVTPIPQAATVNGQPIYLNDYQNEVARFEAGVASLGRDLSQEGDYRQRVLDALIDKTLILQAAAAAGITLTDVEVQAAYDQAVAERGGQAQFDAWLAANLYTADQFRAELRDGILTAAVQSQIADAVPNDVEQVHARHILVATIEETNLVLADLGAGADFATLAVERSLDQSSRINGGDLGWFPPTGLTVKEVADAAFSLQPGETSGVVQSQLGYHIVQTLERGLHPLSPAARAFLQQQALDAWRADLRAKAAVEMFVP is encoded by the coding sequence GTGCGCTATCTTCTAATTTTGCTTTTGATTCCAGTTTTAGCCGCCGCGTGCGGGGAAGCAGAAAACACTCCCACCCCCGCGAACGGCGGCCCCACCCCGGTTTCGGTGATAGCTACCCCCATTCCAGAGCCGACCGTCACCCCGATTCCTCAAGCCGCCACCGTCAACGGTCAACCCATTTACCTCAACGATTATCAAAACGAAGTCGCCCGGTTTGAAGCCGGGGTTGCCAGCCTGGGACGCGACCTTTCGCAGGAAGGCGATTACCGCCAGCGCGTGCTGGACGCCTTGATTGACAAGACTCTGATTCTGCAAGCCGCCGCCGCCGCCGGAATCACGCTAACCGATGTTGAGGTTCAGGCCGCCTACGACCAGGCGGTGGCCGAGCGCGGCGGGCAGGCCCAGTTCGATGCCTGGCTGGCCGCCAACCTGTACACCGCCGACCAGTTCCGGGCCGAACTGCGCGATGGCATCCTCACCGCCGCCGTTCAGTCGCAAATTGCAGATGCCGTGCCGAACGACGTGGAGCAGGTTCACGCCCGGCACATTCTCGTCGCCACCATCGAAGAAACTAATCTGGTGTTGGCCGACCTGGGCGCTGGCGCGGATTTTGCAACCCTAGCGGTAGAACGCTCGCTCGATCAAAGCTCGCGCATCAACGGCGGCGACCTGGGCTGGTTCCCGCCGACCGGCCTGACCGTGAAAGAGGTTGCCGACGCCGCCTTCAGCCTGCAACCCGGCGAGACCAGCGGCGTCGTTCAAAGCCAGTTGGGCTATCATATCGTGCAGACACTTGAACGTGGCCTCCATCCGCTTTCGCCGGCGGCCAGAGCGTTTTTGCAACAACAGGCGCTCGACGCCTGGCGCGCCGACTTGCGAGCCAAAGCCGCTGTTGAAATGTTTGTGCCGTAG
- a CDS encoding serine/threonine protein kinase: protein MADLIGTTLGSYRVLEQIGLGGMATVYKAYQPGVDRLVALKILPSHYAQDPLFVQRFEREARVIASLEHPGIIPIYDFGAQDGVSYLVMRYLQAGTVKDILGRGRLPLADAAKLISEIAAALDYAHSQGIIHRDVKPSNILVDKQGNAYLTDFGIAKVLEGTSELTGSAMLGTPAYMAPEQTLSKPVTPQTDVYSLGVMLYEMATGKPPFEAETPLAVALMHINESLPLPRQVNPELPEAVELVILKALAKDPADRYQSAGELAQAFTTATNASEAEAAPTHLIKLAEEAAEGKGEEHVTHAVRAEVRRQESTERRQRLMQWLPIAAGVVVVVALIAGLAFSFRQTNATQARTGQTATAGAQVALNMTALANRPTRTPAPTSTLDLAAGATLLAAQTQTQQVIAQTTQSAQETLIASTPYPTFRIRLADESGEPITVMGSVTVSCGEGATATNEVNEQGEATFNFGEITRSCRAATVNARAQGYQPTTSEIASLTPGENTLTLTLKRDPFGILPSEACGKGETLVFVDDFQSEGLEKWSGEKTAWEIQESPDGNRILFNDNQDGLVAHQEALFVSKGFSNVHVRFRFKNGDGVTVTLINLHGDGPPKEFELPTRGYQLNFHGLGGGFRKIIVGTNAASIPPIPFSPVNVNWHIVDMMDTDGYIKLYLDNIFQFDYRDRSPLWSGILSLDGGRLDDVIICGLPDSKSPTTPTTIRTASTPSKPVTPAPTFTPTPITTYVQLDPPGCTQTTVLAGRIIFGFGAGGSPGQEKESVIADIGDTAAVITVNDQPTTPLSVDPFGNSLDSRGRTIEIQGDQRQWHHATYTQTLLELGTYTVVGIWVRNDQIERRGCTLTVIAP, encoded by the coding sequence ATGGCGGATCTCATCGGCACTACTCTCGGCTCCTATCGTGTTCTTGAACAAATCGGTCTTGGGGGGATGGCAACAGTCTACAAAGCCTACCAGCCCGGCGTGGATCGGCTCGTCGCCCTCAAAATCCTGCCATCGCATTACGCCCAAGACCCGCTCTTCGTCCAGCGCTTCGAGCGAGAAGCCCGTGTCATCGCCAGCCTCGAACATCCCGGCATCATCCCCATCTATGACTTCGGCGCACAAGATGGCGTCTCCTACCTCGTCATGCGCTACCTGCAGGCCGGGACAGTTAAAGACATCCTGGGGCGCGGACGGTTGCCCCTGGCCGATGCGGCCAAACTTATCAGCGAAATCGCCGCCGCGCTGGATTACGCTCACTCGCAGGGCATCATCCATCGCGACGTGAAGCCCAGCAACATTTTGGTAGACAAGCAGGGCAATGCTTATCTCACCGATTTCGGCATCGCCAAAGTGTTGGAGGGCACGTCGGAACTCACTGGCTCGGCCATGCTCGGCACGCCGGCCTACATGGCTCCTGAGCAGACTCTCAGCAAGCCGGTGACGCCGCAGACCGACGTGTACTCGCTCGGCGTGATGCTCTACGAAATGGCAACGGGGAAACCGCCGTTTGAAGCCGAAACGCCGCTGGCCGTCGCCCTGATGCACATCAACGAGTCACTGCCTCTGCCGCGCCAGGTCAACCCCGAACTGCCCGAAGCTGTCGAGTTGGTGATTCTGAAGGCATTGGCGAAAGACCCGGCTGATCGTTACCAATCGGCAGGTGAACTGGCGCAAGCCTTCACCACAGCCACAAATGCGTCAGAGGCGGAAGCCGCCCCAACCCATCTGATCAAATTGGCCGAAGAAGCCGCAGAAGGCAAGGGTGAAGAACACGTCACCCATGCCGTCCGCGCCGAAGTGCGGCGGCAAGAAAGCACGGAGCGGCGACAACGCCTAATGCAGTGGTTACCGATCGCCGCCGGTGTCGTCGTGGTGGTGGCGTTGATTGCCGGGCTGGCCTTCTCCTTTCGACAAACCAATGCCACCCAGGCGCGGACCGGGCAAACCGCCACCGCCGGGGCGCAAGTGGCGCTGAACATGACGGCTCTTGCCAACCGTCCCACCCGAACGCCGGCACCGACCAGCACCCTCGACCTGGCTGCCGGGGCGACTCTGCTCGCCGCCCAAACTCAGACTCAGCAAGTTATTGCCCAGACCACGCAATCGGCGCAAGAGACCCTCATCGCCAGCACGCCCTACCCCACCTTCCGCATCCGGCTTGCCGATGAGTCCGGCGAACCAATCACCGTGATGGGGTCGGTGACAGTGAGTTGCGGCGAAGGGGCAACCGCCACGAATGAAGTGAACGAACAGGGTGAAGCAACCTTTAATTTTGGCGAGATCACGCGTTCGTGCCGCGCGGCAACAGTGAACGCCAGAGCACAAGGCTATCAGCCCACCACCTCAGAAATTGCCAGTCTGACGCCGGGCGAGAACACGCTGACCCTCACCCTCAAACGCGACCCGTTCGGTATCCTGCCCTCCGAGGCCTGCGGCAAAGGCGAGACGCTGGTGTTTGTGGATGATTTTCAGAGCGAGGGGTTGGAGAAGTGGAGTGGCGAAAAAACAGCGTGGGAGATACAAGAATCGCCAGATGGCAACCGCATACTTTTCAACGATAACCAGGATGGCCTCGTTGCTCATCAGGAAGCATTATTCGTCAGCAAGGGTTTTAGCAATGTCCATGTTAGGTTTCGATTCAAGAACGGTGACGGAGTTACTGTAACGTTAATTAATTTACATGGCGATGGGCCACCAAAAGAGTTCGAGCTGCCTACAAGAGGCTATCAACTTAACTTCCATGGACTTGGCGGCGGGTTTAGGAAAATCATTGTTGGCACAAATGCCGCTTCTATTCCCCCGATACCTTTCTCCCCAGTGAATGTAAACTGGCATATAGTGGATATGATGGACACAGACGGCTACATCAAACTTTATTTGGATAACATTTTCCAATTTGATTACCGAGACAGATCACCCCTATGGTCGGGGATTCTGTCGCTTGATGGCGGCAGATTGGACGATGTGATTATTTGCGGCTTGCCTGACTCAAAATCGCCAACCACCCCAACCACCATCCGCACAGCTTCAACTCCCTCAAAGCCGGTCACGCCCGCGCCGACGTTTACGCCAACGCCAATCACGACCTACGTGCAATTGGATCCCCCGGGATGCACCCAAACAACGGTGCTGGCCGGACGAATCATTTTTGGCTTTGGGGCAGGAGGCTCTCCCGGACAAGAGAAGGAGTCGGTGATCGCCGATATCGGTGACACCGCCGCCGTGATCACCGTCAACGATCAGCCCACCACGCCATTGTCAGTAGACCCTTTTGGAAATTCGCTGGATAGTCGAGGCCGAACTATTGAGATTCAAGGGGATCAGAGACAATGGCATCATGCTACTTACACCCAGACTCTTCTCGAGCTGGGAACTTATACTGTCGTTGGTATATGGGTGCGCAATGATCAAATTGAACGCCGTGGTTGCACCTTGACGGTGATCGCGCCATAG